One segment of Agrococcus sp. ProA11 DNA contains the following:
- a CDS encoding acetyl-CoA C-acyltransferase, translated as MPEALLVGGARTPVGRYGGALAGVRPDDLAALVIGEAVRRAGIEPATIDEVIFGAANQAGEDNRNVARMATLLAGLPDEVPGITVNRLCSSGMSAMIMASQMIRAGDADIVVAGGVESMTRAPWVQAKPERPWAKPGEAFDTSIGWRFVNPRMTARDKATFSMPETAEEVARVDGITREEADAFALRSQERAIAAIDAGRFDDEIVAVPTKAGDVTVDEGPRRETTMEALARLRPVVTGGSVVTAGNASSLNDGASAIVVASDAAVERFGLTARARVVGGTSVGLAPEIMGLGPVPATEKLLARTGLQVEDLGAIELNEAFATQSIGTIRRLGLDDSLVNADGGAIALGHPLGSSGSRLVVTLLGRMEREGADRGLATMCIGVGQGTAIILERV; from the coding sequence ATGCCCGAGGCCCTTCTCGTCGGCGGCGCACGCACGCCGGTCGGCCGCTACGGCGGCGCGCTCGCCGGCGTCCGCCCCGACGACCTCGCAGCGCTCGTGATCGGCGAGGCCGTGCGCCGCGCCGGCATCGAACCGGCCACGATCGACGAGGTCATCTTCGGCGCCGCCAATCAGGCCGGCGAGGACAACCGCAACGTCGCCCGCATGGCGACCCTGCTCGCGGGCCTGCCCGACGAGGTGCCCGGCATCACGGTCAACCGGCTCTGCTCCTCCGGCATGTCGGCGATGATCATGGCTTCGCAGATGATCCGCGCTGGCGATGCCGACATCGTGGTCGCCGGCGGCGTCGAGTCGATGACCCGCGCCCCCTGGGTGCAGGCCAAGCCCGAGCGCCCGTGGGCGAAGCCCGGCGAGGCGTTCGACACCTCGATCGGCTGGCGCTTCGTCAACCCGCGCATGACTGCGCGCGACAAGGCCACCTTCTCGATGCCGGAGACCGCCGAGGAGGTCGCGCGCGTCGACGGCATCACCCGCGAGGAGGCGGACGCCTTCGCGCTGCGCTCGCAGGAGCGCGCCATCGCCGCGATCGACGCCGGCCGGTTCGACGACGAGATCGTCGCCGTGCCGACGAAGGCGGGCGACGTGACGGTCGACGAGGGGCCGCGCCGTGAGACGACGATGGAGGCGCTGGCGCGCCTGCGCCCCGTCGTCACCGGAGGATCCGTGGTCACCGCTGGCAACGCATCCAGCCTCAACGACGGCGCATCGGCGATCGTGGTCGCGAGCGACGCCGCCGTCGAGCGGTTCGGGCTCACCGCCAGGGCGCGCGTGGTCGGCGGCACCAGCGTCGGCCTCGCGCCCGAGATCATGGGGCTCGGCCCCGTGCCGGCCACCGAGAAGCTGCTGGCCCGGACTGGGCTGCAGGTGGAGGATCTCGGCGCGATCGAGCTGAACGAGGCGTTCGCGACGCAGTCGATCGGCACCATCCGTCGGCTCGGCCTCGACGACAGCCTCGTGAACGCCGACGGCGGCGCGATCGCCCTCGGGCATCCGCTCGGCTCCTCCGGCTCGCGGCTGGTCGTGACGCTGCTCGGCCGCATGGAGCGGGAGGGCGCCGACCGCGGCCTCGCGACCATGTGCATCGGCGTCGGCCAGGGCACGGCGATCATCCTGGAGCGCGTGTGA
- a CDS encoding acyl-CoA dehydrogenase family protein → MTTDLLDIESLLTDEERAVRARVRGLVDREIKPHIADWFERAHFPRELIPALAAEGLLGMHISGYGCAGASSVEYGIVMQELEAGDSGIRTFVSVQGSLAMSAIAKHGSEEQKQQWLPRMAAGEAIGCFGLTEPNAGSDPGAMQTFARRDGDDWVIDGAKRWIGLASIADVAVIWAQTDEGVRGFLVETSTDGVPTAGFTATPIEPKLSMRASIQCDIELDGVRVPESMRLPEARGLRAPFECLNEARFGIAWGALGAGRDALEVALAYAGEREIFGRPLAGMQLTQARLAEMVLSLQQAQLLALHLGRRKDAGLLRPHEISMGKLASCRTAIDICREARAILGGNGVSLEHSPMRHAANLESVRTYEGTDEVHTLVIGQALTGLAAFRG, encoded by the coding sequence ATGACCACCGACCTGCTCGACATCGAGTCGCTGCTCACCGACGAGGAGCGCGCCGTGCGCGCGCGGGTGCGGGGGCTCGTCGACCGCGAGATCAAGCCGCACATCGCCGACTGGTTCGAGCGCGCGCACTTCCCGCGCGAGCTCATCCCCGCGCTCGCCGCCGAGGGGCTGCTCGGCATGCACATCTCGGGCTATGGATGCGCAGGCGCGTCCTCGGTCGAGTACGGCATCGTGATGCAGGAGCTCGAGGCGGGCGACAGCGGCATCCGCACGTTCGTGTCGGTGCAGGGATCGCTCGCGATGTCGGCGATCGCGAAGCACGGTTCCGAGGAGCAGAAGCAGCAGTGGCTGCCGCGCATGGCCGCCGGCGAGGCGATCGGATGCTTCGGGCTCACCGAGCCGAACGCCGGCAGCGACCCCGGCGCGATGCAGACCTTCGCGCGCCGCGACGGCGACGACTGGGTGATCGACGGCGCGAAGCGCTGGATCGGGCTCGCCTCGATCGCCGACGTGGCGGTCATCTGGGCGCAGACCGACGAGGGCGTGCGCGGCTTCCTGGTGGAGACATCAACCGACGGTGTGCCGACCGCGGGCTTCACGGCGACGCCGATCGAGCCGAAGCTGTCGATGCGCGCGTCGATCCAGTGCGACATCGAGCTCGACGGGGTGCGGGTGCCCGAGTCGATGCGGCTGCCGGAGGCGCGCGGGCTGCGGGCGCCGTTCGAGTGCCTCAACGAGGCGCGCTTCGGCATCGCCTGGGGCGCGCTGGGCGCCGGGCGCGACGCGCTCGAGGTCGCGCTGGCCTATGCCGGGGAGCGCGAGATCTTCGGGCGACCGCTCGCGGGCATGCAGCTGACGCAGGCACGGCTGGCCGAGATGGTGCTGTCGCTGCAGCAGGCGCAGCTGCTGGCGCTGCACCTCGGGCGGCGGAAGGACGCGGGCCTGCTGCGGCCGCACGAGATCTCGATGGGCAAGCTCGCCTCCTGCCGCACCGCGATCGACATCTGCCGTGAGGCGCGCGCGATCCTGGGCGGCAACGGCGTCTCGCTCGAGCACTCGCCGATGCGGCACGCGGCCAACCTCGAGAGCGTCCGCACCTACGAGGGCACCGACGAGGTGCACACGCTCGTGATCGGGCAGGCGCTGACGGGGCTGGCGGCCTTCCGCGGGTAG
- a CDS encoding YbdK family carboxylate-amine ligase yields the protein MTVTAPISASPRTFGIEEEVILLTPDTLDPVDVADEVIAEVCDGHAVSDWVSAEYLKAQVEFSSPLLTNGDTADRVVRQFRDTLQRAAERRGLLVASVGTTFGGGHSSVGTGERYARFVRTLGAIHPDHRIQGQHVHVAVASADEGVAVMNALRPWLAPLIALTANSPCFSGADTGFASWRTIVGRRFATASVPPAFADGEDYRRRIRGLLGIGTTFDIASIAWMMRLPERYPTLELRVFDAQLTADETVAAALLTRALVETAAAGDLPHAAAAEHHEFVDSAVWHAARHGLEETLVDPVTATLAPAWVVIERMLDAVGPALAAVGDLPRVAALVERARADGNGAARQRAALSEGPAALARLLRAAFVA from the coding sequence ATGACGGTCACCGCGCCGATCTCAGCCTCGCCCCGCACGTTCGGCATCGAGGAGGAGGTCATCCTGCTGACCCCGGACACGCTCGACCCGGTGGACGTGGCCGACGAGGTGATCGCCGAGGTCTGCGACGGGCACGCCGTGTCCGACTGGGTGAGCGCGGAGTACCTCAAGGCGCAGGTGGAGTTCTCGTCGCCGCTGCTCACCAACGGCGACACCGCCGACCGCGTCGTGCGGCAGTTCCGCGACACCCTCCAGCGTGCTGCCGAGCGCCGCGGGCTGCTGGTCGCGAGCGTCGGCACCACCTTCGGCGGCGGCCACTCGTCGGTGGGCACGGGGGAGCGGTACGCGCGCTTCGTCCGCACGCTCGGGGCGATCCATCCCGACCACCGCATCCAGGGCCAGCACGTGCACGTGGCGGTCGCCTCGGCCGACGAGGGCGTGGCGGTGATGAACGCGCTGCGGCCGTGGCTCGCGCCGCTCATCGCCCTGACGGCGAACTCCCCCTGCTTCTCGGGTGCCGACACCGGCTTCGCGAGCTGGCGCACCATCGTCGGGCGCCGCTTCGCGACCGCGTCGGTGCCGCCCGCGTTCGCCGACGGAGAGGACTATCGGCGGCGCATCCGCGGGCTGCTGGGCATCGGCACGACATTCGATATCGCCTCGATCGCGTGGATGATGCGGCTTCCCGAGCGCTATCCGACGCTTGAGCTGCGGGTGTTCGACGCGCAGCTGACGGCCGACGAGACGGTCGCCGCGGCGCTGCTCACCCGCGCGCTCGTCGAGACCGCAGCGGCGGGCGACCTGCCGCACGCGGCGGCTGCGGAGCACCACGAGTTCGTCGACTCGGCGGTCTGGCATGCGGCCCGGCACGGGCTCGAGGAGACGCTCGTCGACCCCGTCACTGCCACGCTCGCCCCCGCGTGGGTCGTGATCGAGCGGATGCTCGATGCGGTCGGGCCCGCGCTGGCCGCGGTGGGTGACCTGCCGCGGGTCGCTGCGCTGGTCGAGCGCGCGCGCGCCGACGGCAACGGCGCCGCCCGGCAGCGCGCCGCGCTCTCGGAGGGGCCTGCCGCGCTCGCGCGGCTGCTGCGCGCCGCCTTCGTGGCCTGA
- a CDS encoding DinB family protein, whose protein sequence is MPIEPDTKDWTWVLHERCPECGFDPLEVERDDLGRRIRHAAAAMHERLHGEAVTKRPDDATWSPLEYGAHVRDVCGVMLTRLRQMLEQDDPEFANWDQDRAALDGRYPSLDPEHVAAQLDLAAASLANAADAVPDDAWARSGRRSNGSMFTVETLLVYALHDLEHHVVDVRWAD, encoded by the coding sequence ATGCCGATCGAACCCGACACCAAGGACTGGACCTGGGTGCTGCACGAGCGCTGCCCCGAGTGCGGGTTCGACCCGCTGGAGGTGGAGCGCGACGACCTGGGCCGCCGGATCCGGCACGCGGCGGCGGCGATGCATGAACGGCTGCATGGCGAGGCCGTGACGAAGCGGCCCGACGACGCGACCTGGTCGCCGCTCGAGTACGGCGCGCACGTGCGCGATGTGTGCGGCGTGATGCTGACGCGGCTGCGCCAGATGCTCGAGCAGGACGACCCCGAGTTCGCCAACTGGGATCAGGATCGGGCGGCGCTCGACGGCCGCTACCCGAGCCTCGACCCCGAGCACGTGGCGGCCCAGCTCGACCTGGCGGCGGCATCGCTCGCGAACGCGGCGGATGCCGTGCCCGACGACGCGTGGGCCCGCAGCGGCCGGCGCTCGAACGGCTCGATGTTCACGGTCGAGACGCTGCTCGTCTACGCGCTGCACGACCTCGAGCATCACGTCGTCGACGTGCGCTGGGCCGACTGA
- a CDS encoding dienelactone hydrolase family protein, which translates to MSETTGASAQAATSWHGTAGDPVVVLAHDWNGRLPWIEELAETLAGEGFRVAVPDFFEGRTTTDDDEAGALLAERYDDLDGAYRILSEAIGEARAEGSERAAVVGFSMGSTLALGYAAHGALEAVVAYYGAAMPGTQTGPRTPVLFQLAETDDWSGREAPEDYRARLSGEGYDDVELRHYAGSVHGFQNAQIAKRYNADASAEAWESTVAFLREHLLG; encoded by the coding sequence ATGAGCGAGACGACCGGAGCGAGCGCGCAGGCAGCGACGAGCTGGCACGGCACCGCCGGTGACCCGGTGGTGGTGCTGGCGCACGACTGGAACGGCAGACTGCCGTGGATCGAGGAGCTCGCCGAGACGCTCGCGGGCGAGGGATTCCGCGTCGCGGTCCCGGACTTCTTCGAGGGCCGCACCACGACTGACGATGACGAGGCCGGCGCGCTCCTCGCCGAGCGGTACGACGATCTCGACGGCGCGTACCGCATCCTCAGCGAGGCGATCGGCGAGGCCCGTGCGGAGGGCAGCGAGCGCGCGGCCGTCGTCGGCTTCTCGATGGGCTCGACGCTCGCGCTCGGCTACGCGGCGCACGGTGCGCTGGAGGCGGTCGTGGCCTACTACGGCGCCGCGATGCCCGGCACGCAGACGGGGCCGCGCACGCCGGTGCTCTTCCAGCTCGCCGAGACCGACGACTGGAGCGGCCGCGAGGCGCCGGAGGACTACCGAGCGCGGCTGAGCGGCGAGGGCTACGACGACGTCGAGCTGCGGCACTACGCGGGCTCGGTGCACGGGTTCCAGAACGCGCAGATCGCGAAGCGCTACAACGCGGATGCCTCGGCCGAGGCCTGGGAGTCGACGGTGGCCTTCCTGCGCGAGCACCTGCTGGGCTGA
- a CDS encoding HAD family hydrolase produces the protein MAADWRELPGDLDIRLVVADMDGTLLDAHGRVPDSFWPLLERMHDAGIAFVPASGRQLATLEHLFERAGRLSSIAENGAIVTHGGEVIGTTTVTADAVRQVVHRVRETDGQLGLVVSRREIASIESREATFVEQAHKYHVALESVADLLEHTDDVLKLAVHANGTSSADAARWLEPVHDGHRITIGSPRWVDVTRDSVDKRLGVEALQRELGVTAGQTVVFGDYLNDLGMLADAEWTFAMENAHPEVHSTARYRAPGNDQHGVVQVLERLLA, from the coding sequence GTGGCTGCCGACTGGCGCGAGCTGCCTGGGGATCTCGACATCCGTCTCGTCGTCGCCGACATGGACGGCACGCTGCTCGACGCCCACGGGCGCGTGCCCGACTCGTTCTGGCCGCTGCTCGAGCGCATGCACGATGCGGGCATCGCCTTCGTGCCCGCGAGCGGTCGCCAGCTCGCGACGCTCGAGCACCTCTTCGAGCGCGCCGGTCGGCTCTCGAGCATCGCCGAGAACGGCGCCATCGTCACGCACGGCGGCGAGGTGATCGGCACCACCACGGTGACAGCGGATGCCGTGCGGCAGGTCGTGCATCGCGTGCGCGAGACCGACGGGCAGCTGGGCCTCGTCGTGAGCCGCCGCGAGATCGCCTCCATCGAGTCGCGGGAGGCCACATTCGTCGAGCAGGCGCACAAGTACCACGTGGCGCTCGAGTCGGTGGCGGATCTCCTCGAGCACACCGACGACGTGCTGAAGCTCGCGGTGCACGCGAACGGCACATCCTCCGCCGACGCCGCGCGCTGGCTCGAGCCGGTGCACGACGGGCATCGCATCACGATCGGGTCGCCGCGCTGGGTGGACGTGACGCGCGACAGCGTCGACAAGCGGCTGGGTGTGGAGGCGCTGCAGCGCGAGCTCGGCGTGACGGCCGGGCAGACGGTCGTCTTCGGCGACTACCTCAACGACCTCGGCATGCTCGCCGACGCCGAGTGGACCTTCGCGATGGAGAACGCGCATCCCGAGGTGCACTCGACCGCCCGCTACCGCGCGCCCGGCAACGACCAGCACGGCGTCGTGCAGGTGCTGGAGCGACTGCTGGCTTGA
- a CDS encoding Ku protein, which yields MRAIWKGSITFGLVNVPVKLYSATEEHDLELHQVHDADGGRIRYQRRCEVCGKKVAYEHIDKAYDDGEQTVVLTDEDFEALPVERSRDIEVLEFVPNEQIDPILYERSYYLEPDSKSSKAYVLLRRVLEDTERTAIVKLSLRQRTRLASLRVRDGVLMVQTMRWADEVREASFESLEEDVRIGKREMELARSIVSDLEADFEPEQYVDEYQEQLRTLVEAKLDQGEALDTAATFGEQEDGEGGEVIDLLEALQASVERKRGSGSTAKDGDASAKRSSGTSKAAKQPAAKKAAAKKPAAKKKSA from the coding sequence ATGCGAGCGATCTGGAAGGGCTCGATCACGTTCGGGCTCGTGAACGTACCGGTCAAGCTGTATTCGGCGACCGAGGAGCACGACCTTGAGCTGCATCAGGTGCACGACGCCGACGGCGGCAGGATCCGCTATCAGCGGCGCTGCGAGGTGTGCGGCAAGAAGGTGGCGTACGAGCACATCGACAAGGCCTATGACGATGGCGAGCAGACGGTGGTGCTCACCGACGAGGACTTCGAGGCGCTGCCGGTCGAGCGCAGCCGCGACATCGAGGTGCTGGAGTTCGTACCGAACGAGCAGATCGATCCGATCCTGTACGAGCGCAGCTACTACCTGGAGCCCGACTCGAAGAGCTCGAAGGCCTACGTGCTGCTCCGACGCGTGCTGGAGGACACCGAGCGCACCGCGATCGTGAAGCTGTCGCTGCGGCAGCGCACCCGGCTCGCCTCGCTGCGGGTGCGCGATGGCGTGCTGATGGTGCAGACGATGCGGTGGGCCGACGAGGTGCGCGAGGCCTCGTTCGAGAGCCTCGAGGAGGATGTGCGGATCGGCAAGCGCGAGATGGAGCTGGCCCGCTCGATCGTGAGCGACCTGGAGGCCGACTTCGAGCCCGAGCAGTATGTCGACGAGTACCAGGAGCAGCTGCGCACCCTGGTGGAGGCGAAGCTCGACCAGGGCGAGGCGCTCGACACCGCCGCGACCTTCGGCGAGCAGGAGGACGGCGAGGGCGGCGAGGTCATCGACCTGCTCGAGGCGCTGCAGGCATCGGTCGAGCGCAAGCGCGGGTCGGGTTCGACGGCGAAGGATGGCGACGCCTCGGCCAAGCGCTCCAGCGGCACGTCGAAGGCCGCGAAGCAGCCGGCGGCGAAGAAGGCCGCTGCGAAGAAGCCGGCCGCGAAGAAGAAGTCCGCCTGA
- a CDS encoding ATP-dependent DNA ligase, giving the protein MAAAERITVGGRTLRLTNADKVLYPSTGTTKRDVLEYVLRASDALIAHSALRPVTRKRWPDGVGTARKPGKLFFQKGLERGAPEWVETVEQQHSTGKKQYPVLSEPATLAWMAQMGALELHVPQWRMVDGERANPDRLVLDLDPGDGADLDDCARVALQVRELLVDIGLDPVPLTSGSKGIHLYARLDGTVTSEQASEVARQLARSLEQMHPDEIVSDMKKALRHGKVLIDWSQNSASKTTIAPYSLRGRLRPTVAAPRTWEEIEAGGLEQLEYPEVLERLERDGDLIAALDPPPDRLEKYRGMRSAERTPEPVPAEPAVPGEGRSWVVQRHQARRLHYDFRLEQEGVLVSWAVPKGLPTTPAQNRLAVQTEDHPLEYGSFEGTIPKGEYGAGTVEIWDAGEFELEKWRDDEVIVVLQGRADGGLSGTPTRFALIRTDAKKRQWLVKRMKAQPGDDSAHADEQGGTEARARSRRGARTEGVPARRSLTLRSGAKRRALPTTELRPMLATLGDASDLEDEHEWSFEVKWDGWRAIVQRAGDAVRLVSRNGKDLAEAFPELVEALPAAIGAEQAVLDGEIVMLRKGVAKFEALQERAGLSGRPAARAAAQSPATLMLFDALEIDGERIVGEPLDERQSRLDQLVHESARVKVSKPLRGRLARILEATADRGVEGVIAKRHDSRYKPGRRSADWLKLKHVLAREVVVVGWLEGNGSLAGTVGALVLALPGEDGRLRYAGRVGTGFSHAERDRLRDRLQPRKTTPTVDDLPADVARKARWVRAAVAEVEHTEQTASGALRHPVWRGLRPDKSLADLHAE; this is encoded by the coding sequence GTGGCCGCGGCCGAGCGCATCACCGTCGGCGGCAGGACCCTGCGGCTGACGAACGCCGACAAGGTGCTCTACCCGTCGACCGGCACGACGAAGCGCGACGTGCTCGAGTACGTGCTGCGGGCATCCGACGCCCTGATCGCGCACTCGGCGCTGCGACCGGTGACCCGCAAGCGCTGGCCGGACGGGGTGGGCACGGCGCGCAAGCCCGGGAAGCTCTTCTTCCAGAAGGGACTCGAGCGGGGTGCGCCGGAGTGGGTCGAGACCGTCGAGCAGCAGCACAGCACCGGCAAGAAGCAGTACCCGGTGCTGAGCGAGCCCGCGACGCTCGCCTGGATGGCGCAGATGGGTGCGCTCGAGCTGCATGTGCCGCAGTGGCGGATGGTCGACGGCGAACGGGCGAACCCCGACCGGCTGGTGCTCGACCTCGACCCCGGCGACGGGGCCGACCTCGACGACTGCGCGCGCGTGGCGCTGCAGGTGCGGGAGCTGCTGGTCGACATCGGGCTCGATCCGGTGCCGCTGACGAGCGGCAGCAAGGGCATCCACCTGTATGCGCGGCTCGACGGCACGGTCACCAGCGAGCAGGCGAGCGAGGTCGCGCGACAGCTGGCGCGGTCGCTCGAGCAGATGCATCCTGACGAGATCGTCAGCGACATGAAGAAGGCGCTGCGCCACGGCAAGGTGCTCATCGACTGGAGTCAGAACTCCGCGTCGAAGACGACCATCGCGCCGTACTCGCTGCGCGGCAGGCTGCGACCCACCGTCGCGGCGCCGCGCACCTGGGAGGAGATCGAGGCCGGCGGGCTCGAGCAGCTCGAATACCCGGAGGTGCTCGAGCGCCTGGAGCGCGACGGCGACCTGATCGCGGCGCTCGATCCGCCCCCTGACCGCCTGGAGAAGTATCGGGGGATGCGCTCGGCCGAACGCACGCCGGAGCCCGTGCCGGCCGAGCCCGCCGTGCCCGGCGAGGGGCGCTCGTGGGTGGTGCAGCGGCATCAGGCGCGCCGGCTGCACTACGACTTCCGGCTGGAGCAGGAGGGCGTGCTCGTCTCGTGGGCGGTGCCGAAGGGCCTGCCGACGACGCCGGCGCAGAATCGGCTCGCGGTGCAGACCGAGGATCATCCGCTCGAGTACGGCTCGTTCGAGGGCACGATCCCCAAGGGCGAGTACGGGGCCGGCACGGTCGAGATCTGGGATGCGGGCGAGTTCGAGCTCGAGAAGTGGCGCGACGACGAGGTGATCGTGGTGCTGCAGGGGCGCGCCGACGGCGGCCTCTCGGGCACGCCGACGCGGTTCGCGCTCATCCGCACCGACGCGAAGAAGCGGCAGTGGCTGGTGAAGCGGATGAAGGCGCAGCCCGGCGACGACTCGGCGCACGCCGACGAGCAGGGCGGCACCGAGGCGCGCGCGCGCTCGCGGCGCGGCGCGCGCACCGAGGGCGTGCCCGCGCGGCGCTCGCTGACGCTGCGCTCGGGCGCGAAGCGCCGCGCCCTGCCCACGACCGAGCTGCGACCGATGCTCGCGACGCTGGGCGACGCATCCGACCTCGAGGACGAGCACGAGTGGTCGTTCGAGGTGAAGTGGGATGGGTGGCGCGCCATCGTGCAGCGCGCCGGCGACGCGGTGCGGCTCGTCAGCAGGAACGGGAAGGATCTGGCGGAGGCGTTCCCCGAGCTGGTGGAGGCGCTCCCGGCCGCCATCGGGGCGGAGCAGGCGGTGCTCGACGGCGAAATCGTGATGCTGCGCAAGGGCGTCGCGAAGTTCGAGGCGCTGCAGGAGCGCGCCGGGCTCTCGGGCCGGCCTGCCGCGCGGGCGGCGGCGCAGTCGCCGGCGACGCTCATGCTGTTCGACGCGCTGGAGATCGATGGCGAGCGGATCGTCGGCGAACCGCTCGACGAGCGGCAGTCGCGACTCGATCAGCTCGTGCACGAGAGCGCACGCGTGAAGGTGTCGAAGCCGCTGCGCGGCCGGCTTGCCCGCATCCTCGAGGCGACCGCCGATCGGGGCGTGGAGGGCGTGATCGCCAAGCGGCACGACAGTCGCTACAAGCCGGGCAGGCGATCGGCGGACTGGCTGAAGCTCAAGCACGTGCTGGCCCGCGAAGTGGTCGTGGTGGGATGGCTGGAGGGCAACGGGTCGCTGGCCGGCACGGTCGGCGCGCTCGTGCTGGCGCTGCCGGGTGAGGACGGGCGGCTGCGCTACGCGGGCAGGGTCGGCACCGGCTTCTCGCACGCCGAGCGAGATCGGCTGCGAGACCGGCTGCAGCCCCGGAAGACGACGCCCACTGTCGACGACCTGCCGGCGGATGTGGCGCGCAAGGCACGCTGGGTGCGCGCGGCCGTCGCCGAGGTCGAGCACACCGAGCAGACCGCCTCGGGTGCGCTGCGGCATCCGGTGTGGCGGGGCCTGCGTCCCGACAAGTCGCTGGCCGACCTGCACGCGGAGTAG
- a CDS encoding CoA transferase: MTDDARDDAPLAGILVADLSRVLAGPLVGATLADLGARVIKVEQPGTGDGTRSWSPPASATGSTYFDSANRGKESVLLDLAESGDLELARELIARADVVIENFRPGGGARLGLDRDALLAEHPGLVWCSITGYGSQPGGADRAGYDFVLQAASGLMHITGDADGPPTKAGVALVDVLTAKDALAGILAALLRRGRTGRGGLVEVALLSSIQAALVNQLQAVLGPIGDGADPDAASSTPAQEPRRAGSGHPSIVPYQLLETGDGPLAVAVGTDGQFRAFAALLGEPALADDPRFATNPQRVAHRDELVPLLEGALASAGAEAWEARMLAAGLVASRVRTISEGLQLAVDVGLDPIRAVHGAAGPGRQLASPIRLDRVARTASAAPPLLGEHDAAVRAWLSQPHSPALYPSASDRGAP; the protein is encoded by the coding sequence ATGACCGATGACGCGCGCGACGACGCGCCACTGGCAGGCATCCTCGTCGCCGACCTGTCGCGCGTGCTCGCCGGCCCGCTCGTCGGCGCGACGCTCGCCGACCTCGGCGCCCGCGTGATCAAGGTCGAGCAGCCCGGCACCGGCGACGGCACCCGCTCCTGGTCCCCGCCCGCATCCGCCACCGGCTCCACCTACTTCGACAGCGCCAATCGCGGCAAGGAGTCCGTGCTGCTCGACCTCGCCGAGTCCGGCGATCTCGAGCTCGCCCGCGAGCTCATCGCCCGCGCCGACGTGGTGATCGAGAACTTCCGGCCCGGCGGCGGCGCCCGCCTCGGCCTCGATCGCGATGCGCTGCTGGCAGAGCATCCGGGTCTCGTGTGGTGCTCCATCACCGGCTACGGCTCGCAGCCCGGTGGCGCCGATCGTGCCGGCTACGACTTCGTGCTGCAGGCCGCGAGCGGCCTCATGCACATCACCGGCGACGCCGACGGCCCGCCGACGAAGGCGGGCGTCGCGCTCGTCGACGTGCTGACCGCGAAGGACGCGCTGGCCGGCATCCTCGCCGCGCTGCTGCGCCGCGGACGCACCGGTCGCGGGGGCCTGGTCGAGGTGGCCCTGCTGTCGAGCATCCAGGCGGCGCTCGTGAACCAGCTGCAGGCGGTGCTGGGCCCGATCGGCGACGGCGCCGACCCGGATGCCGCGAGCTCGACGCCGGCGCAGGAGCCGCGCCGCGCCGGCAGCGGGCATCCGTCGATCGTGCCCTACCAGCTGCTCGAGACCGGCGACGGCCCGCTCGCGGTCGCCGTCGGCACCGACGGGCAGTTCCGCGCCTTCGCGGCGCTGCTCGGCGAGCCCGCCCTCGCCGACGACCCGCGCTTCGCGACCAACCCGCAGCGCGTCGCGCACCGCGACGAGCTCGTGCCGCTGCTGGAGGGCGCACTTGCATCCGCCGGCGCCGAGGCCTGGGAGGCGCGGATGCTCGCCGCCGGCCTCGTCGCCAGCCGGGTGCGCACGATCAGCGAGGGGCTGCAGCTGGCCGTCGATGTCGGGCTCGACCCCATCCGTGCCGTGCACGGCGCTGCCGGCCCCGGGCGGCAGCTCGCGTCGCCGATTCGCCTCGATCGCGTGGCGCGCACCGCGAGCGCCGCGCCGCCGCTGCTCGGCGAGCACGACGCGGCCGTGCGAGCCTGGCTCTCGCAGCCGCATTCGCCTGCTCTCTACCCGTCTGCATCCGACAGAGGAGCGCCATGA